The Zingiber officinale cultivar Zhangliang chromosome 9A, Zo_v1.1, whole genome shotgun sequence genome window below encodes:
- the LOC122019338 gene encoding zinc finger MYM-type protein 1-like, whose amino-acid sequence MPPKYLSGAQKRKMKQREEALTQSQAGDINKYFIKSSRIEREEFGDNLVIEEQSHNENEELVEAANLIESNENVEEDSQPEKLNSTMNLEDPGNWNNIDQKLRDYLIEMGPKRVNDFLFPKDSNNRHFDSSHYTRVMANGQTLDRRWLVYSILLDKIFCFCCKLFKTEQMMSRMGNLGNDGYKDWRNMHRSLKQHEASRDHMDCMIAWVELEKRLKKNQTIDYSMQLQINKERQHWRQVLTRIISIVKTLAKNTLAFRGDDEKLYVENNGLFLQMIEMVAEFDPVMEEHVRRCEARESQYTYFSPKIQNELIETLANEVKRAIIAKVKHAKYFSVDDTSGLGLLSELLNVLTRVGLDIDDIRGQGYDNGSNMSGRHKGVQKRLLEINPRAFYTPCGCHSLNLALVDMVECCPKAKSFFGVVQRIYTLFSSSTKRWKIFKDKVSGLTVKPLSHTRWESHVESVKAIKEQIVNIRDALLDLAEVAEDSKTKSDAETLALYDLESFEFLLGMVIWYNLLRAINTVSKFIQSEDMDIDIAINLLQGLDQFLDKFREEGFASSMNEAVQIASEMGIEPKFREKRIIRRKKQFDESYNDDVTRSGEESFRVEYFLFIIDQARSSLQVRFEQFKQYQEIFGFLLNLEKLKSEPLTSLMKSCMQLQQFLSHDRRSDINGDELCSELMVVRCYLTNEKRAIDMLQCLTKLNGLFPNTYIAYKILLTIPVTVASAERSFSKLKLIKNYLRSTMSQDRLNGLAMLSIEKEIVRELDYANLINIFASKTARRVVFM is encoded by the exons ATGCCTCCTAAATATCTATCTGGAGCTCAAAAGAGAAAAATGAAACAAAGGGAGGAAGCATTAACTCAAAGTCAAGCCGGTGATAttaacaaatattttattaaaagtagCAGAATAGAAAGAGAAGAATTTGGGGATAATTTGGTGATTGAAGAACAAAGCCACAATGAAAATGAAGAATTGGTTGAAGCTGCCAATTTGATTGAGTCGAATGAAAACGTAGAAGAAGACTCTCAACCTGAAAAATTAAATTCGACTATGAATTTGGAGGATCCTGGAAATTGGAATAACATTGATCAAAAATTGAGAGATTACTTAATTGAAATGGGTCCAAAAAGAGTGAATGATTTTTTGTTTCCTAAGGATAGTAACAATAGGCATTTTGATTCATCACATTATACACGAGTAATGGCAAATGGACAAACATTAGATAGAAGATGGCTTGTATATTCTATTTTATTGGATAAAATATTTTGCTTCTGTTGCAAGTTGTTCAAGACTGAACAAATGATGAGTAGAATGGGGAATTTGGGTAATGATGGATACAAAGACTGGCGTAATATGCATAGAAGTCTTAAACAACATGAAGCTAGTAGAGACCATATGGATTGCATGATTGCTTGGGTTGAATTAGAAAAGAGgctgaaaaaaaatcaaacaattgATTACAGTATGCAACTTCAAATCAATAAAGAAAGACAACATTGGAGGCAAGTGTTAACAAGAATAATTTCCATTGTAAAAACACTTGCCAAAAATACTTTGGCATTTCGAGGGGATGATGAGAAACTTTATGTCGAGAACAATGGGCTATTTTTGCAAATGATAGAAATGGTTGCTGAGTTTGATCCAGTGATGGAGGAGCATGTTCGACGTTGTGAAGCAAGAGAATCTCAATATACATATTTTAGtccaaaaattcaaaatgaacTAATAGAGACTTTGGCAAATGAAGTGAAAAGGGCAATCATTGCAAAAGTTAAAcatgcaaaatatttttca GTGGATGACACATCAGGTCTTGGGTTATTAAGTGAACTTCTAAATGTGTTAACTAGAGTTGGACTTGACATTGATGACATAAGAGGACAGGGGTACGACAACGGGTCTAACATGAGTGGAAGACACAAAGGTGTACAAAAAAGATTGCTTGAAATAAATCCGAGAGCCTTTTACACACCATgtggttgtcatagtcttaatttggCTTTAGTTGATATGGTGGAATGTTGTCCTAAAGCCAAATCCTTCTTTGGAGTGGTGCAACGCATCTACACATTATTTTCTTCCTCTACAAAGAGATggaaaatttttaaagataaggTGTCTGGTTTGACCGTTAAGCCATTGTCACATACCCGTTGGGAAAGTCATGTTGAAAGTGTTAAAGCCATAAAAGAGCAAATTGTAAATATAAGAGATGCTTTACTTGACTTGGCAGAAGTTGCTGAAGATTCTAAAACAAAGAGTGATGCGGAGACCTTAGCACTATATGATCTTGAGAGTTTTGAGTTCTTGCTTGGAATGGTAATCTGGTATAATTTGTTACGAGCAATAAATACTGTGAGTAAGTTTATTCAATCTGAAGATATGGATATTGATATTGCGATCAACCTTTTACAAGGACTTGATCAATTTCTTGATAAGTTTAGAGAAGAGGGGTTTGCTAGTTCCATGAATGAAGCCGTGCAAATCGCAAGTGAAATGGGGATTGAACCTAAATTTCGAGAAAAACGTATCATTCGAAGAAAGAAACAATTTGATGAAAGTTACAATGATGATGTGACACGATCAGGTGAAGAATCTTTTAGAGTTGAATATTTTCTGTTTATAATTGATCAAGCTCGATCTTCTCTTCAAGTTCGATTTGAACAATTTAAACAATATCAagagatttttgggtttttattgaATTTGGAAAAGTTAAAGAGTGAGCCTTTAACAAGCCTGATGAAGTCTTGTATGCAGCTTCAACAATTTTTGAGTCACGATAGACGTTCAGATATTAATGGCGATGAGTTGTGTTCAGAGTTGATGGTCGTGAGATGCTATTTAACAAATGAGAAAAGAGCAATTGATATGCTACAATGTTTGACAAAACTGAATGGTTTATTCCCAAATACTTACATTGCCTATAAGATTTTGTTAACAATACCAGTAACAGTTGCATCGGCAGAAAGAAGTTTCTCGAAGTTGAAGTTAATTAAGAATTATCTTCGATCAACAATGTCACAGGATAGACTAAATGGGCTAGCAATGTTGTCGATTGAGAAAGAAATAGTCAGAGAATTAGATTATGcaaatttgataaatatttttgctTCTAAAACAGCTAGACGAGTAGTTTTTATGTAA